DNA from Xanthomonas hyacinthi:
CGCAGCGAGAGCGACCGCGGCGTGCTGGTGCTGTGCGATCCGCGGCTGCTGTCCAAATCCTACGGCCGCACCTTCCTGGAGTCGCTGCCGCCGTTCGCACGGACGCGCGATGTCGAGGACGTGCGCCAGTTCTTCGGCGCCGGCGCCGCGGCGCTGGTGGATAATCACGACGACGTCGCGTCGCCGCCGTTCGACTAGCCGGCGCCCGGCATCCGCTTCTCGCTCTTCGCTTCGCTTTTTCGATTCCCGAATCCCCATTTCCGATTCCCGGCCCCCAATGAACATCCTCGCCTTCGAAACCGCCACAGAAGCCCTGTCCGTTGCCGTGCATGTCGATGGCAAGGTCCTGGAGCGCTTCGAACTCGCGCCGCGCCGGCATGCCGAGCTGGCGCTGCCGTGGGCCGAGCAGTTGCTGGCCGAGGCCGGCATCGCCCGCAGCCAGCTCGATGCGATCGCCTTCGGCCGCGGCCCCGGCGCGTTCACCGGCGTGCGCCTGGCGATCGCGCTGGCGCAGGGCATCGCCCTGGCGCTGGATCTGCCGGTGCTGCCGGTGTCCACCTTGCACGCGCTGGCCTTGCGCGCGCCGGCCGCTGCGCCGCGCGTGCTGGCCGCGATCGATGCGCGCATGGGCGAGATCTACGCGGCCACGTTCGCGCGCCACGCCGACGGTCTGCACGCGCTGACGCCGGAGCAGGTGCTGGCCCCGGACGCGTTCGTGCTGCCGGATGCGGATGCGCACTGGCACGGCGTCGGCACCGGCCTGGCGGCGATCGACGGCGTGCTGCGGCGGCGCCTGCACGCGCAGTTGCGCAGCGTCGATGCGCAGGCCTTGCCGCATGCCGCCGACGTGCTGAGCCTGGCGCTGGCCGCGTATGCGCGCGGCGAAGCGGTCGCGCCGGAGCGCGCCGAGCCGGCCTACCTGCGCGACAACGTGGCGCTGACCCTGGCCGAGCAGCAGGCGCAGCGGGCCGTACGATGAGCGTGGTGCTGCGCGCGGCCAATCTCGGCGACGCCGCCGCTGGCACCGCGGCGAGCTGCGGGCAGCTGGCTGGCGCCTTCTACGGCATCG
Protein-coding regions in this window:
- the tsaB gene encoding tRNA (adenosine(37)-N6)-threonylcarbamoyltransferase complex dimerization subunit type 1 TsaB yields the protein MNILAFETATEALSVAVHVDGKVLERFELAPRRHAELALPWAEQLLAEAGIARSQLDAIAFGRGPGAFTGVRLAIALAQGIALALDLPVLPVSTLHALALRAPAAAPRVLAAIDARMGEIYAATFARHADGLHALTPEQVLAPDAFVLPDADAHWHGVGTGLAAIDGVLRRRLHAQLRSVDAQALPHAADVLSLALAAYARGEAVAPERAEPAYLRDNVALTLAEQQAQRAVR